The proteins below are encoded in one region of Streptomyces sp. NBC_00490:
- a CDS encoding DUF1365 domain-containing protein: MSTVPALYPCTIAHVRTTPRRYALRHRTYMWLVDPDRPPRLPLPLRPFARFDPRDHFTGDRPTIRAALDAFLAAHGVDLDRGRVLMLTHARVLGYVFNPLTLYWCHGPAGELRCVVAEVHNTYGGRHGYLLHPDAAGAGKELRTDKKLYVSPFFPVDGRYRMRLPPPGARLDLTVRLDREGGRAFTATVRGARRPVSTASLLRLAVRHPWSTLAVSAAIRAHGIRLYLRGLPVQPRPEHRTSEKAT, translated from the coding sequence GTGAGCACCGTACCGGCCCTGTATCCCTGCACGATCGCCCATGTGCGGACCACGCCCCGGCGGTACGCGCTGCGTCACCGCACGTACATGTGGCTCGTCGACCCCGACCGTCCGCCCCGACTCCCGCTTCCGCTGCGGCCGTTCGCCCGGTTCGACCCGCGCGACCACTTCACCGGTGACCGGCCCACGATCCGGGCCGCTCTGGACGCCTTCCTGGCCGCGCACGGCGTGGACCTGGACCGCGGGCGGGTGCTGATGCTCACCCACGCGCGCGTGCTCGGGTACGTCTTCAACCCGCTCACCCTGTACTGGTGCCACGGCCCGGCCGGGGAACTGCGCTGTGTGGTCGCGGAGGTGCACAACACCTACGGCGGACGCCACGGCTACCTGCTGCATCCGGACGCGGCCGGCGCCGGGAAGGAGCTCCGGACCGACAAGAAGCTCTATGTCTCGCCGTTCTTCCCCGTCGACGGCCGCTACCGCATGCGCCTTCCGCCGCCCGGAGCGCGGCTCGACCTGACCGTGCGCCTGGACCGCGAGGGCGGCCGGGCCTTCACCGCGACCGTGCGCGGCGCCCGGCGCCCGGTGAGCACGGCGTCCCTGCTGCGGCTGGCGGTGCGGCACCCCTGGTCCACCCTCGCCGTGTCGGCCGCGATCCGCGCCCACGGCATCCGCCTGTACCTGCGCGGACTGCCCGTCCAGCCCCGCCCGGAACACCGCACCTCGGAGAAAGCGACATGA
- a CDS encoding SOS response-associated peptidase, producing the protein MCGRYAASRGPGDLAGIFEIEKWEPEETLAPDYNVAPTKEVYAVLDRPLKDADDPRPVRQLRTLKWGLVPSWSKTPEGAARMINARAETVHEKPSYKRAFSTRRCIIPADGYYEWVTAKAERDLEVEGRKKRPRKQPYFVLPADGSVFAMAGLYEFWRDKTLPDDHPQAWWVTCSVITTEAETSPLAVAPADGPYALADIHPRMPLMLTPDRWDSWLDPSRTDVEDLRSLLEPPPAGLMRAYPVSTAVSNVRNNGPELLTELEAPEEGTLF; encoded by the coding sequence ATGTGCGGGCGGTATGCGGCGAGTCGGGGGCCCGGGGATCTCGCCGGAATCTTCGAGATCGAGAAGTGGGAGCCCGAGGAGACACTGGCCCCCGACTACAACGTGGCCCCCACCAAGGAGGTCTACGCCGTCCTCGACCGTCCCCTCAAGGACGCGGATGACCCACGCCCGGTCCGCCAGCTGCGCACGCTCAAGTGGGGACTGGTGCCGAGCTGGTCGAAGACCCCCGAGGGCGCCGCCCGGATGATCAACGCCCGCGCCGAGACCGTCCACGAGAAGCCGTCGTACAAGCGGGCCTTCTCCACCCGCCGGTGCATCATCCCCGCCGACGGCTACTACGAGTGGGTCACCGCCAAGGCGGAGCGGGACCTGGAGGTCGAGGGCAGGAAGAAGCGGCCGCGCAAGCAGCCGTACTTCGTGCTGCCGGCCGACGGGTCCGTCTTCGCCATGGCGGGGCTGTACGAGTTCTGGCGGGACAAGACCCTCCCGGACGACCACCCGCAGGCCTGGTGGGTGACCTGCTCGGTCATCACCACCGAGGCGGAGACCAGCCCGCTCGCGGTCGCCCCGGCCGACGGACCGTACGCCCTCGCCGACATCCACCCCCGGATGCCGCTGATGCTCACCCCGGACCGCTGGGACTCCTGGCTGGACCCCTCCCGCACGGACGTCGAGGACCTCCGCTCCCTCCTGGAGCCGCCCCCCGCGGGGCTGATGCGCGCCTACCCGGTCTCCACGGCCGTCAGCAACGTCCGCAACAACGGACCGGAACTGCTGACCGAGCTGGAGGCACCCGAAGAGGGCACACTCTTCTGA
- a CDS encoding NAD(P)/FAD-dependent oxidoreductase: protein MERTSRGASRAPEHAGRRIAVVGAGVAGLTAAYVLGPDRHVTLYEADDRLGGHAHTHELTSPHDGRVHRVDSGFIVHNRRTYPYLLRLFDELGVATQESEMSMSVRCEGCGLEYAGARGPAGLLARPRSLLRGRYLRLLAEVPAFYRAARRLLAESPGGPLTLGEFLDREGFSGYFRAHFMTPVVSAVWSCDAATAQLYPAAYLFRFLAHHGMLSVGGSPVWRTVTGGSREYVDRVAKHVDEVRTATPVRAVRRHADGVDITTEDGTTESYDAVVIAAHPDSALRLLADATTREREVLGAFRYSRNSTLLHTDTGLLPRARGARASWNYLMPSCTAGADRVRVSYDMNRLQRLDAAERFVVTLGGEDRVDPGRVLARMVYEHPVYTPESVAAQQRLPELNSPVCAFAGAYHGWGFHEDGCRSGVEAAAALGVRW, encoded by the coding sequence ATGGAACGCACGTCGAGGGGGGCGTCGCGAGCGCCGGAGCACGCGGGGCGGCGCATTGCCGTCGTGGGCGCCGGGGTCGCGGGGCTGACCGCCGCGTACGTCCTGGGCCCGGACCGTCACGTCACCCTCTACGAGGCCGACGACCGGCTCGGCGGACACGCACACACCCATGAGCTGACCTCGCCGCACGACGGGCGGGTGCACCGCGTCGACTCCGGTTTCATCGTGCACAACCGGCGGACCTACCCGTATCTGCTGCGGCTGTTCGACGAACTCGGCGTCGCCACGCAGGAGTCGGAGATGAGCATGTCGGTGCGGTGCGAGGGGTGCGGACTGGAATACGCCGGTGCCCGTGGCCCGGCCGGCCTGCTCGCGCGACCTCGCAGCCTCCTGCGCGGCCGCTATCTGCGGCTGCTGGCGGAGGTTCCGGCGTTCTACCGGGCGGCCCGCCGGCTGCTCGCCGAAAGCCCCGGGGGCCCGCTCACCCTCGGCGAGTTCCTGGACCGGGAGGGCTTCTCCGGCTACTTCCGCGCCCACTTCATGACGCCGGTGGTGTCCGCCGTGTGGTCCTGCGACGCCGCGACCGCGCAGCTCTACCCCGCCGCCTATCTGTTCCGTTTCCTGGCCCACCACGGGATGCTCTCGGTGGGCGGTTCACCGGTGTGGCGCACGGTGACCGGCGGCTCGCGCGAGTACGTCGACCGGGTCGCCAAGCACGTCGACGAGGTCCGCACCGCCACTCCCGTCCGGGCCGTACGACGGCACGCCGACGGCGTGGACATCACCACCGAGGACGGCACGACCGAGTCGTACGACGCCGTGGTGATCGCGGCCCACCCGGACTCGGCGCTGCGGCTGCTGGCCGACGCGACCACGCGTGAGCGGGAGGTGCTGGGCGCGTTCCGGTACTCCCGCAACTCCACGCTCCTGCACACCGACACCGGGCTGCTGCCGCGTGCGCGCGGTGCCCGCGCCTCCTGGAACTACCTGATGCCGTCGTGCACGGCGGGCGCCGACCGGGTGCGGGTCAGCTACGACATGAACCGGCTGCAACGCCTCGACGCCGCCGAGAGGTTCGTGGTCACGCTGGGCGGCGAGGACCGCGTGGACCCCGGCCGGGTGCTGGCCCGCATGGTCTACGAACACCCCGTCTACACACCGGAGTCGGTGGCCGCTCAGCAGCGCCTGCCGGAGCTGAACAGCCCGGTCTGCGCGTTCGCGGGCGCCTATCACGGCTGGGGGTTCCACGAGGACGGCTGCCGCTCCGGGGTCGAGGCCGCCGCCGCGCTCGGAGTGCGCTGGTGA
- a CDS encoding class I SAM-dependent methyltransferase codes for MTTARPAEPRTAPHGHTGPTSTGDGRSAPVDAAHWPDIAAVPKASWPRTAVTRALVRRALRGLPLWTRFAGSEPFGRGGPLLEVRDPESFHARVGTHGLVGFGESYMAGEWDAPDLVGVLTAFAAHAADLVPAPLQGLRGLWALRRPDEQRNTPDGSRANISRHYDLSNDLFALFLDDTLTYSSALFRGFPASRDLLAAAQHRKIDRLLDLADVGAGTRLLEIGTGWGELALRAVARGARVTTLTLSREQQTLARERIRAAGLEERVRVELCDYREARGEYNAVVSVEMIEAVGAEFWPVYFRALDERLAPGGRAALQAITMPHERMLATRSTFTWIHKYVFPGGQIPSTRAVEETARDHTRLRLTRRDGFGAHYAETLRLWRERFTQRAGEAEELGFDETFRRLWTFYLAYSEAGFRSGYLDVQQYLFTKENPLR; via the coding sequence ATGACGACAGCGAGGCCGGCAGAGCCCCGTACCGCCCCCCACGGGCACACCGGTCCCACCAGCACCGGCGACGGCCGCAGCGCCCCCGTGGACGCCGCCCACTGGCCGGACATCGCCGCCGTACCGAAGGCGTCGTGGCCCCGGACCGCCGTGACGCGGGCCCTCGTTCGGCGTGCGTTGCGCGGGCTGCCCCTGTGGACACGGTTCGCCGGCTCCGAGCCCTTCGGCCGGGGCGGACCACTGCTGGAGGTGCGGGATCCGGAGAGCTTCCACGCGCGCGTGGGCACCCACGGACTGGTCGGGTTCGGGGAGTCCTACATGGCGGGCGAGTGGGACGCCCCCGACCTGGTCGGCGTCCTCACCGCGTTCGCCGCGCACGCCGCCGATCTGGTCCCGGCACCGCTGCAGGGGCTGCGCGGCCTGTGGGCGCTGCGCCGGCCCGACGAGCAGCGCAACACCCCCGACGGTTCCCGGGCCAACATCAGCCGCCACTACGACCTGTCCAACGACCTGTTCGCCCTCTTCCTCGACGACACCCTCACCTACTCCTCGGCTCTCTTCCGGGGCTTCCCGGCGAGCCGGGACCTGCTCGCCGCCGCCCAGCACCGCAAGATCGACCGGCTGCTCGACCTCGCCGACGTCGGCGCGGGCACCCGGCTGCTGGAGATCGGCACCGGCTGGGGCGAACTGGCCCTGCGGGCCGTCGCGCGCGGTGCCCGTGTCACCACGCTCACCCTGTCCCGGGAACAGCAGACCCTGGCCCGGGAACGGATCCGCGCGGCGGGACTCGAGGAGCGGGTCCGCGTCGAACTGTGCGACTACCGCGAGGCCCGCGGGGAGTACAACGCCGTCGTCAGCGTGGAGATGATCGAGGCGGTGGGCGCGGAGTTCTGGCCGGTGTACTTCCGTGCCCTGGACGAGCGGCTGGCGCCGGGCGGCCGGGCGGCGCTCCAGGCCATCACCATGCCGCACGAGCGGATGCTCGCCACCCGCTCCACCTTCACCTGGATCCACAAGTACGTCTTCCCCGGCGGGCAGATCCCGTCCACCCGGGCCGTCGAGGAGACCGCCCGCGACCACACCCGGCTGCGTCTGACCCGGCGTGACGGCTTCGGCGCCCACTACGCCGAGACGCTGCGCCTGTGGCGGGAGCGGTTCACGCAACGCGCCGGGGAGGCCGAGGAGCTCGGCTTCGACGAGACCTTCCGCCGCCTGTGGACCTTCTACCTGGCCTATTCCGAGGCCGGGTTCCGCTCCGGCTACCTGGACGTCCAGCAGTACCTGTTCACCAAGGAGAACCCCCTCCGATGA
- a CDS encoding sulfite oxidase — protein MTDDEKEFRNTRGWTRPALAALGGALAGFAALATAELVSAAVRPQSGPVVVVGGAAIDRTPAAVKDWAIRNFGTDDKLFLQLGVLSVLAVFAIALGMAALRFRRTAAAGVLLFGAVGAAAAISRPDSNGFSDALPSIAGAIVGAVLLLFLAGRLVLRGPVPDATANPETGPESGPPVGRGWDRRGFVIAATTAAAASAGAGVLGRALNGSSGRGAVASRDEVVLPAPVSAAPAVPRGARLRIPGISSFTTPNGDFYRVDTALVVPKVNARTWRLRIQGTGVRRPLSLSYDDLLRRELIERDITLTCVSNEVGGPYVGNARWIGVRLSELLSECGVRPPSRGGPADQLVARSVDGMTIGSPVEDVMDGRDALLALGMNGEPLPFAHGFPVRMVVPGLYGYVSACKWIEDIELTTFDAYDPYWVKRDWARRAPVKTQSRIDTPKPFARPQAGPVMVAGVAWAQHRGIDKVEVRVDDGPWREARLAAEDTRDTWRQWSLAWQAPKGGHTLTVRATDRTGRVQTEKRARTIPDGASGWHSVVVTVD, from the coding sequence GTGACCGATGACGAGAAGGAATTCCGGAACACCCGCGGGTGGACACGGCCTGCGTTGGCCGCGCTCGGTGGCGCGCTGGCAGGTTTCGCCGCGCTCGCCACGGCGGAGCTGGTGTCGGCGGCGGTTCGGCCGCAGTCCGGTCCCGTCGTCGTGGTCGGCGGCGCGGCGATCGACCGGACGCCCGCCGCGGTGAAGGACTGGGCGATCCGGAATTTCGGCACCGACGACAAACTCTTTCTCCAGCTCGGTGTTCTTTCCGTGCTCGCGGTTTTCGCCATCGCTCTGGGAATGGCGGCGCTGCGATTTCGCCGTACCGCCGCCGCCGGTGTTCTGCTGTTCGGTGCCGTCGGAGCGGCCGCGGCCATCAGCCGGCCCGATTCGAACGGTTTCTCCGATGCCCTGCCGTCCATCGCGGGCGCGATCGTCGGAGCCGTACTGCTCCTTTTCCTGGCCGGCCGTCTCGTCCTCCGGGGCCCGGTGCCGGACGCGACAGCCAACCCGGAGACCGGTCCGGAGAGCGGTCCGCCCGTGGGGCGGGGATGGGATCGCCGTGGCTTCGTCATCGCCGCTACGACTGCCGCCGCGGCCTCCGCCGGGGCCGGCGTACTGGGGCGGGCCCTCAACGGTTCGAGCGGCCGGGGCGCTGTCGCCTCGCGCGACGAGGTCGTGCTGCCCGCTCCGGTCTCCGCGGCCCCGGCCGTCCCCAGGGGGGCCCGGTTGCGGATCCCCGGCATCAGCTCCTTCACCACACCGAACGGCGACTTCTACCGCGTCGACACCGCGCTCGTGGTCCCCAAGGTGAACGCCAGGACCTGGCGGCTGCGCATCCAGGGCACGGGCGTTCGCCGCCCGCTGTCCCTCTCGTACGACGATCTGCTGCGGCGTGAGCTCATCGAGCGCGACATCACCCTGACCTGTGTCTCCAACGAGGTCGGCGGCCCGTACGTCGGCAACGCCCGCTGGATCGGCGTACGCCTGTCCGAGCTGCTCTCCGAGTGCGGTGTACGGCCGCCCTCCCGGGGTGGTCCGGCCGACCAGCTGGTGGCCCGCTCGGTCGACGGCATGACGATCGGCAGTCCGGTCGAGGACGTCATGGATGGCCGGGACGCTCTTCTCGCCCTGGGCATGAACGGTGAACCGCTGCCCTTCGCGCACGGGTTCCCCGTCCGGATGGTGGTGCCCGGCCTGTACGGCTACGTCTCGGCCTGCAAGTGGATCGAGGACATCGAACTCACCACGTTCGACGCCTACGACCCCTACTGGGTCAAGCGTGACTGGGCCCGCAGGGCACCGGTCAAGACGCAGTCGCGGATCGACACCCCGAAGCCGTTCGCCCGTCCCCAGGCCGGCCCGGTCATGGTCGCCGGGGTCGCCTGGGCCCAGCACCGGGGCATCGACAAGGTCGAGGTCCGCGTCGACGACGGCCCCTGGCGGGAGGCCCGGCTCGCCGCCGAGGACACCCGCGACACCTGGCGTCAGTGGTCCCTGGCCTGGCAGGCCCCGAAGGGCGGCCACACCCTCACCGTCCGCGCCACCGACCGCACCGGCCGGGTGCAGACCGAGAAACGCGCACGGACGATCCCCGACGGCGCCAGCGGATGGCACTCCGTCGTGGTGACCGTCGACTGA
- a CDS encoding YihY/virulence factor BrkB family protein, which yields MSRPFTYAAVGRHVPRLPAAWWPALRRTPVSLWNDDITDYAAALTYYAILAVLPGMLVTVLAFGLISPDTAEEFVTHVTAYAPAESGADLHAVLSRALSPDGTAWPLIVTGTVSAMWSASSYLAVFRRALHRMHRVEDRRSTWRKAHRIVLTALVLLGLLLAGSLVLLLTGPLAAAAGRILGVDTTATWAWSVLRWPFLLCLVALLVVVVFHTGPTAARPRARSLPGGVLAAALWLTVSAGFAWYASSLSAYSRLYGSLAGVVVFLVWLWLSNLALLTGAQFAAELAGPRGQSTGKLSAVP from the coding sequence ATGAGCAGACCGTTCACGTACGCCGCCGTGGGCCGCCATGTGCCCCGGCTGCCCGCCGCCTGGTGGCCGGCGCTGCGGCGCACGCCGGTGTCCCTGTGGAACGACGACATCACGGACTACGCGGCGGCGCTGACGTACTACGCGATCCTGGCCGTGCTCCCCGGGATGCTGGTCACCGTCCTCGCGTTCGGGCTGATCAGCCCGGACACGGCCGAGGAGTTCGTCACCCACGTCACCGCCTATGCCCCCGCCGAGTCCGGTGCCGACCTGCACGCCGTGCTGTCCCGTGCGCTGAGCCCCGACGGGACGGCATGGCCGCTGATCGTGACCGGTACGGTCAGCGCGATGTGGTCGGCCTCCAGCTATCTCGCCGTCTTCCGCCGTGCCCTGCACCGTATGCACCGGGTGGAGGACCGGCGCTCGACCTGGCGCAAGGCGCACCGGATCGTGCTGACCGCCCTCGTGCTGCTGGGACTGCTCCTCGCCGGCTCGCTCGTCCTGCTGCTGACCGGCCCGCTCGCCGCGGCGGCGGGCCGGATCCTCGGCGTGGACACCACCGCGACCTGGGCCTGGAGCGTGCTGCGCTGGCCCTTCCTGCTGTGCCTGGTCGCCCTCCTGGTCGTGGTCGTCTTCCACACCGGTCCGACCGCGGCCCGTCCGCGTGCCCGCAGCCTGCCCGGCGGGGTGCTGGCCGCCGCGCTGTGGCTGACGGTCTCCGCGGGCTTCGCCTGGTACGCCTCGAGCCTGAGCGCGTACAGCAGGCTCTACGGCTCGCTCGCGGGCGTCGTCGTCTTCCTCGTCTGGCTGTGGCTGTCCAACCTCGCCCTGCTGACCGGGGCGCAGTTCGCCGCGGAACTCGCGGGGCCGCGCGGTCAGAGCACGGGGAAGTTGTCGGCCGTGCCGTAG
- a CDS encoding fasciclin domain-containing protein translates to MNTRFRRTAVTLAAAAVLPLALSACSDDSSDSASSDSSTKASAPASASDDGMAGSGTPAGDQPFGPACATVPESGAGSFEGMAQDPVATAASNNPALSTLVTAVKKAGLVDTLNNAENITVFAPTNDAFAKIPKATLDKVLNDKAQLTKILTYHVVGQRLAPADLEKGSFDTLEKSKLTTSGSGESYTVNDSSKVVCGDVKTANANVYIVDTVLMPTS, encoded by the coding sequence ATGAACACCCGTTTCCGCCGTACCGCCGTGACCCTCGCCGCGGCCGCCGTGCTGCCCCTGGCGCTGAGCGCCTGCTCGGACGACAGCAGCGACTCGGCGTCGTCGGACTCCTCCACCAAGGCGTCCGCCCCCGCGTCCGCCTCCGACGACGGCATGGCCGGTTCCGGCACCCCGGCCGGCGACCAGCCCTTCGGCCCCGCCTGCGCGACGGTCCCCGAGAGCGGTGCCGGCTCCTTCGAGGGCATGGCCCAGGACCCGGTGGCCACCGCCGCCTCCAACAACCCGGCCCTGTCCACGCTGGTCACGGCCGTGAAGAAGGCCGGTCTGGTCGACACCCTCAACAACGCCGAGAACATCACCGTGTTCGCGCCGACCAACGACGCCTTCGCGAAGATCCCGAAGGCCACCCTGGACAAGGTCCTGAACGACAAGGCCCAGCTGACCAAGATCCTCACGTACCACGTCGTCGGACAGCGGCTGGCCCCGGCGGACCTGGAGAAGGGGTCCTTCGACACGCTGGAGAAGTCGAAGCTGACCACCTCCGGCTCGGGCGAGTCCTATACAGTCAACGACTCCTCGAAGGTCGTCTGCGGAGACGTCAAGACCGCCAACGCCAACGTGTACATCGTCGACACCGTGCTGATGCCCACCAGCTGA
- a CDS encoding alpha/beta family hydrolase, which yields MPAVPRDETGPPRTPGAALLPLRLPTRPRAAVLVLHGGRAVGRRPSRPWHLAALRMRPFLWSLAAELPGRDVLLARVRYRLRGWNDVDADPVADTHRALDRLAELAGPVPTVLVGHSMGARAALRAAGHPQVSAVLALAPWCPPGEPVEQTAGRRLVVLHGDRDRVTSPVEAADYVRRARGTAARAGMALVGGGDHAMLRRHTLWHRTAAAAVAHLLDPGSVPDPLPAESYGTADNFPVL from the coding sequence ATGCCCGCAGTGCCCCGTGACGAGACCGGGCCGCCGCGCACGCCCGGCGCCGCACTCCTGCCGCTGCGCCTTCCGACGCGGCCCCGGGCGGCCGTGCTGGTCCTGCACGGAGGGCGGGCGGTCGGCCGCCGCCCGTCGCGGCCCTGGCACCTCGCCGCCCTGCGGATGCGCCCGTTCCTGTGGTCGCTGGCGGCGGAACTGCCCGGCCGGGACGTCCTGCTGGCCCGGGTGCGCTATCGCCTCCGGGGCTGGAACGACGTCGACGCCGACCCCGTGGCCGACACCCACCGGGCGCTGGACCGCCTCGCGGAGCTGGCAGGCCCGGTGCCCACGGTGCTGGTCGGCCACTCGATGGGCGCCCGGGCGGCACTGCGCGCCGCCGGCCACCCGCAGGTGAGCGCCGTCCTCGCGCTGGCGCCCTGGTGTCCGCCGGGCGAGCCGGTGGAGCAGACGGCGGGCCGTCGCCTGGTGGTCCTGCACGGCGACCGGGACCGCGTCACCTCGCCGGTGGAAGCGGCCGACTACGTACGCCGGGCGCGGGGCACGGCGGCACGGGCGGGCATGGCCCTGGTCGGCGGCGGTGACCACGCGATGCTGCGCCGCCACACCCTCTGGCACCGCACCGCCGCGGCAGCCGTGGCCCACCTCCTGGACCCCGGCTCCGTGCCCGACCCGCTGCCCGCGGAGTCCTACGGCACGGCCGACAACTTCCCCGTGCTCTGA
- a CDS encoding alpha/beta hydrolase family protein, whose product MTTEIIGTDAGDARITWHPARKARLVLAVSHGAGGGIEARDLQALAGTLPDHGVSVALVEQPWRVAGKKVASPPKTLDVGWRGIWPAVAAPGLPVVSGGRSAGARVACRTAVELGAAAVLALSFPLHPPGRPEKSRAHELLGSGVPTLVVQGGNDPFGKPEEFPAGAHELVEVPYGDHGFALPKKADLTQEQAVTLITDAVVKWAGSLG is encoded by the coding sequence GTGACCACCGAGATCATCGGTACGGATGCCGGCGACGCCCGCATCACCTGGCACCCCGCGCGGAAGGCGCGCCTCGTGCTCGCCGTCAGCCATGGCGCCGGGGGAGGGATCGAGGCGAGGGATCTGCAGGCTCTCGCGGGGACTCTCCCGGACCACGGCGTGAGCGTCGCGCTCGTCGAGCAGCCCTGGCGGGTGGCGGGCAAGAAGGTGGCGTCCCCGCCGAAGACGCTCGACGTGGGATGGCGGGGGATCTGGCCCGCCGTGGCCGCGCCGGGGCTGCCCGTCGTCTCCGGCGGGCGCAGTGCCGGGGCCCGGGTGGCCTGCCGTACCGCCGTCGAGCTGGGCGCCGCCGCCGTGCTCGCCCTCAGCTTCCCGCTGCATCCGCCCGGCAGGCCCGAGAAGTCCCGGGCCCACGAGCTGCTCGGGTCCGGGGTGCCCACGCTGGTCGTACAGGGCGGCAACGACCCCTTCGGGAAGCCGGAGGAGTTCCCGGCCGGCGCTCATGAACTGGTCGAGGTGCCGTACGGGGATCATGGGTTCGCGCTGCCGAAGAAGGCGGACCTCACCCAGGAACAGGCCGTGACACTCATCACCGACGCGGTGGTGAAGTGGGCCGGGTCACTCGGGTAA
- a CDS encoding anti-sigma factor translates to MTATDLHRLTGAYALHALPDGEREAFERHLAGCEACAQEAAELAATAARLGLAASVTPSAALREQVLRRITTVRQEGPDGAAPSRWGRTRPRARLLSRWTLAACLAATALGGTTVWQHQRAEEALGRAHRAEQGTDEIAAVLTAPDARTRVADLAGGATGTVVVSRDLDRAVFLVSGMASPPGGKVYQLWFDDAGAMRSAGLMDPARADQAVLMRGPVDSASGMGITVEPSGGSKRPTSAPLALMTFPA, encoded by the coding sequence ATGACGGCCACCGACCTGCACCGGCTGACGGGTGCCTACGCACTGCACGCCCTGCCCGACGGGGAGCGCGAGGCGTTCGAGCGGCACCTCGCGGGCTGCGAGGCGTGCGCGCAGGAGGCGGCCGAACTGGCCGCCACCGCGGCCCGCCTGGGGCTCGCGGCCTCGGTGACGCCTTCCGCGGCGCTGCGGGAGCAGGTGCTGCGGCGGATCACCACCGTCCGGCAGGAGGGGCCCGACGGCGCGGCCCCGTCCCGCTGGGGCCGTACGCGGCCGCGGGCCCGGCTGCTGTCGCGGTGGACGCTGGCCGCCTGTCTGGCGGCCACCGCGCTCGGCGGTACGACGGTGTGGCAGCACCAGCGGGCCGAGGAGGCGCTGGGCCGGGCGCACCGCGCCGAACAGGGGACGGACGAGATCGCCGCCGTACTGACCGCGCCGGACGCCCGGACACGGGTCGCGGATCTGGCCGGGGGCGCCACCGGCACGGTCGTGGTCTCCCGTGACCTGGACAGGGCCGTCTTCCTCGTCTCCGGGATGGCGAGTCCCCCGGGCGGCAAGGTCTACCAGCTGTGGTTCGACGACGCCGGAGCGATGCGGTCGGCCGGCCTGATGGACCCCGCCCGCGCCGACCAGGCCGTCCTGATGCGGGGTCCCGTGGACTCGGCGTCGGGCATGGGCATCACCGTCGAACCCAGCGGCGGCTCGAAGCGGCCCACCTCGGCTCCGCTCGCTTTGATGACCTTCCCGGCCTGA
- a CDS encoding DUF1295 domain-containing protein, with protein sequence MSGFAWSAFAANLAWAAGAALAVMLVTFALAVRAGLHRIVDIAWGVGFTAVAAVTLVASAGHGDPARRVLVTALTAVWGLRLAVHIARRGRGHGEDPRYEAMLAKAPGSRNLYALRMVYLLQGALVWLVSLPVQAAQYVSGPPTFLAWAGVAVWAVGLCFEAVGDAQLARFKADPAHRGRIMDRGLWGWTRHPNYFGDFCVWWGLFLLACDAPQSAAVSVVSPLVMSLLLVRGSGKRLLERHMAGRPGYAEYVARTSGFFPRPPRRR encoded by the coding sequence GTGAGCGGGTTCGCCTGGAGCGCGTTCGCGGCCAATCTCGCCTGGGCCGCCGGCGCGGCGCTCGCGGTCATGCTCGTCACCTTCGCGCTCGCGGTGCGCGCGGGGCTGCACCGGATCGTGGACATCGCCTGGGGTGTCGGGTTCACCGCCGTCGCCGCCGTGACCCTCGTCGCCTCCGCCGGGCACGGGGACCCGGCGCGGCGGGTGCTGGTGACCGCCCTGACCGCGGTGTGGGGGCTGCGGCTCGCCGTGCACATCGCCCGCCGCGGCCGGGGTCACGGCGAGGACCCGCGCTACGAGGCGATGCTGGCCAAGGCGCCCGGCAGTCGGAACCTGTACGCCCTGCGCATGGTGTACCTGCTCCAGGGCGCCCTGGTCTGGCTGGTGTCCCTGCCCGTCCAGGCGGCGCAGTACGTGTCCGGCCCGCCGACGTTCCTCGCCTGGGCCGGGGTCGCGGTGTGGGCGGTGGGCCTCTGCTTCGAGGCGGTCGGCGACGCCCAGCTCGCCCGGTTCAAGGCCGATCCCGCCCACCGGGGCCGCATCATGGACCGAGGGCTGTGGGGGTGGACCCGGCACCCCAACTACTTCGGTGACTTCTGTGTGTGGTGGGGCCTGTTCCTGCTCGCCTGTGACGCGCCGCAGTCGGCTGCCGTGTCCGTCGTGTCCCCGCTGGTGATGAGCCTGCTGCTGGTGCGCGGGAGCGGGAAGCGGCTGCTGGAGCGGCACATGGCGGGCCGTCCCGGCTACGCCGAGTACGTGGCGCGGACCAGCGGCTTCTTTCCCCGCCCACCGCGCCGACGCTGA